One stretch of Ornithinimicrobium ciconiae DNA includes these proteins:
- a CDS encoding response regulator, whose translation MSIRVLIADDQTIVRTGLTMLLNTQPDIEVVGAAADGREAVRLAHQLRPDVGLFDIRMPLMDGIEATRRLAGPGVADPLPIVVITTFDLDEYVHGALKAGARGFLLKDAGPALLTQAIHAAADGDALIAPSVTVRLLAAFAHAQTATPRQPLEPLTAREEEVLVPVAQGRTNNEIAGELFITPSTVKAHVASLMRKLGARNRVEVAMWAHETGRI comes from the coding sequence ATGAGCATCAGAGTCCTCATCGCCGACGACCAAACCATCGTGCGCACCGGGCTGACGATGTTGCTCAACACCCAGCCCGACATCGAAGTGGTCGGGGCAGCCGCCGACGGGCGCGAGGCGGTACGCCTGGCGCACCAGCTGCGTCCCGACGTCGGTCTGTTCGACATCCGGATGCCGCTGATGGATGGCATCGAGGCCACCCGACGTCTCGCCGGCCCCGGCGTCGCCGATCCCCTGCCGATCGTGGTCATCACGACCTTTGACCTCGACGAGTATGTCCACGGGGCACTCAAAGCCGGTGCCCGCGGATTCCTGCTCAAGGACGCCGGACCCGCCCTGCTGACCCAGGCCATCCACGCCGCCGCGGACGGAGACGCGCTGATCGCACCCAGCGTGACCGTCCGACTGCTCGCAGCATTCGCCCACGCCCAGACCGCAACACCGCGGCAGCCGCTGGAGCCGCTCACCGCCCGCGAGGAGGAGGTCCTCGTGCCTGTCGCCCAGGGCCGCACCAACAACGAGATCGCCGGCGAGCTGTTCATCACCCCGAGCACGGTCAAGGCCCACGTCGCCAGCCTCATGCGCAAACTCGGCGCGCGAAACCGCGTCGAGGTCGCCATGTGGGCTCATGAGACCGGCCGCATCTGA
- a CDS encoding sensor histidine kinase: MVPNALRSLWAEPRPARAPDRGPWDWALVAALACWSLAETALRQDLAPRPLLLLVVLAVLGPLLWRRTHPLLAVAVCFGLLTIVDVVRILTGSQGGLLSSTSGTLILAFALFRWGSGREAASGLAVILLWLPVTTVADPTSVADTVGAYAFFLFAAALGAALRYRSKVRLRDIDQAKALEREQLARELHDTVAHHVSGIAIQAQAGRAIAASHPERAIEALATIEDAATRTLTELRAIVGVLRATEDTEFAPQPGLAEVEQLATEGQERPCVTVLLSGDFEDLSPAVGAAIYRLAQESITNARRHARHATEVTVAVIGDTDRVRLTIEDDGSSHAGGRAPAGYGLVGMQERASLLGGTFHAGPAATRGWRVEAALPRTGVPR; the protein is encoded by the coding sequence ATGGTCCCCAACGCGCTCCGCTCGCTGTGGGCCGAACCTCGACCCGCACGCGCCCCGGACCGGGGGCCGTGGGACTGGGCCCTGGTGGCAGCACTGGCCTGCTGGTCCCTGGCGGAGACGGCGCTTCGTCAGGATCTGGCGCCGCGCCCGCTGCTGCTGCTCGTGGTCCTCGCGGTCCTCGGTCCCCTGCTGTGGCGACGCACGCACCCGCTGCTCGCAGTCGCGGTCTGCTTCGGCTTGTTGACGATCGTCGACGTCGTCAGAATCCTCACCGGGTCACAGGGCGGGCTGCTATCCAGCACGTCCGGGACGCTGATCCTGGCCTTCGCCCTGTTCCGGTGGGGCTCCGGTCGGGAAGCCGCCAGCGGTCTCGCCGTCATACTGCTCTGGCTGCCGGTCACCACCGTGGCCGATCCCACCAGCGTGGCGGACACGGTCGGAGCGTATGCGTTCTTCCTGTTCGCGGCTGCGCTCGGCGCCGCACTCCGCTATCGCTCGAAAGTCCGCCTCCGCGACATCGACCAGGCCAAGGCCCTCGAACGCGAACAGCTCGCTCGGGAGCTCCACGACACCGTCGCCCACCACGTGTCGGGCATCGCCATCCAGGCTCAAGCGGGACGTGCCATCGCGGCCTCCCATCCCGAGCGTGCCATCGAGGCCCTGGCCACCATCGAAGACGCAGCGACCCGCACCCTCACCGAGCTGCGCGCCATCGTGGGCGTGCTCCGCGCGACAGAGGACACCGAGTTCGCGCCGCAGCCCGGTCTGGCCGAGGTCGAGCAGCTCGCCACCGAGGGTCAGGAGCGTCCCTGCGTCACGGTGCTGCTCTCTGGCGACTTCGAGGATCTCAGCCCGGCGGTGGGGGCCGCGATCTACCGCCTGGCCCAGGAGTCCATCACCAACGCACGACGGCATGCCCGCCATGCCACCGAGGTCACCGTCGCCGTCATCGGCGACACCGACCGGGTGCGCCTGACCATCGAGGACGACGGCTCGTCTCACGCTGGTGGCCGCGCCCCAGCGGGCTACGGTCTCGTGGGCATGCAGGAACGCGCCTCGCTGCTCGGCGGCACCTTCCACGCAGGCCCTGCCGCCACGCGGGGCTGGCGGGTAGAGGCAGCCCTGCCCCGAACCGGAGTGCCACGATGA
- a CDS encoding DUF6326 family protein, translating to MRTDQSHTARENVPSRSTQEDLRVPVQAKLAAAWTSFMFLYIYVDYFQLYKPGALDDILGGVVFTFDISPTLLTLMLASVAIPALMVMLSMTLPPRVNRATNLVVASLYIPYSVVNAAGESWDWAFFYGLSIGLEVLLLAFILRSAWTWRQG from the coding sequence ATGAGGACCGATCAGTCCCACACCGCACGAGAGAATGTGCCATCCCGCAGCACGCAGGAAGACCTGCGGGTGCCCGTCCAGGCCAAGCTCGCGGCCGCGTGGACCAGTTTCATGTTCCTCTATATCTACGTCGACTACTTCCAGCTCTACAAGCCTGGGGCCCTCGACGACATCCTGGGCGGCGTCGTCTTTACGTTCGATATCAGCCCGACCCTGTTGACCCTGATGCTTGCGTCCGTGGCGATCCCGGCCCTGATGGTGATGCTCTCCATGACGTTGCCTCCCCGGGTGAACCGCGCCACGAACCTCGTCGTTGCCTCGCTCTACATCCCTTACTCGGTGGTCAACGCGGCAGGGGAGTCCTGGGACTGGGCCTTCTTCTACGGCCTCTCCATCGGGCTCGAGGTGCTGCTCCTGGCGTTCATCCTGCGCTCCGCCTGGACCTGGCGGCAGGGGTGA
- a CDS encoding NAD(P)-binding domain-containing protein yields MGHVTHRPHPADGWIGRCRAPCPAHHLQRAGREVLVLDRAARVGHRWRGHWDSLRLYSPAWADGLPCRPYPGPTWHFPSKDEFADYLEQYADELALPVRLGTRVLRVAPSAGSGYAVTADAGHLTADNVVIATGTFGTTPKVPDFADRIDPSIVCSCTPVNTEVPTSCRTARRSWSDGTPVRSRSRSAHHGSGS; encoded by the coding sequence GTGGGTCACGTAACCCATCGTCCGCACCCCGCAGATGGGTGGATCGGTCGATGCCGCGCACCGTGCCCCGCTCACCATCTGCAGCGCGCTGGCCGAGAGGTCCTCGTCCTGGACCGGGCCGCCCGCGTCGGTCACCGGTGGCGCGGCCACTGGGACTCCCTGCGCCTCTACTCTCCCGCCTGGGCCGACGGCCTGCCCTGCCGCCCCTACCCCGGTCCGACGTGGCACTTCCCGAGCAAGGACGAGTTCGCCGACTACCTCGAGCAGTATGCCGACGAGCTGGCCCTCCCCGTCCGTCTCGGGACGCGGGTCCTGCGGGTCGCGCCGAGCGCAGGCAGCGGGTATGCCGTCACGGCCGATGCCGGCCACCTCACCGCCGACAACGTGGTGATCGCCACTGGCACGTTCGGCACCACCCCGAAGGTGCCCGACTTCGCCGATCGGATCGACCCCTCGATCGTGTGCAGCTGCACTCCAGTGAATACCGAGGTCCCGACCAGCTGTCGGACGGCCCGACGATCCTGGTCGGACGGGACACCGGTCAGATCCCGGTCCCGTTCAGCTCACCACGGCTCAGGGTCGTGA
- a CDS encoding ABC transporter permease → MRSSPAHRATARRATAPRSGPLTGTATLLRAALPQDARNLAPWVVLISLLSASSILAYAWVFPDQSDREQLATALGSNPALSLIFGPARDLMTGDGFNAWRAGQLGAFFAGLMAILAVVRSSRADEDSGQAELLASGVMARQSRLAVAVAIAAIASVALGVVCFVLTVISGGGVGPTLILSATFTASGLMYAGVAAVAAQLGSDARTASTLAVATLGISFLLRGYLDSSGAPEWTTWLTPLGWLERTRPATDNNPWPLLAALALAVVLIVVAFLLQGRRDFGQGLIATRPGPAEAGLAGNVWGLALALHRSALTGWLVAFAALGAIFGTLATTMGGVVAGNPALAAIVAAGVTSLSDLTFAFLATLLQLIAIIAAVMGVQLILRVYDEESNVRVEPLLAGSLRRTTYLASNVVLALVATAVALLVAGTTLGLVASARDDSIARGDVIWQALVTIPAVWVLVALATAAVGAAPSKRLVGWLGVVATFGLTLLGPTFNLPGWALDISPLRQVPIVTQASPDWTGLLWLAGAFVLLMGVGFAGFRRRDVL, encoded by the coding sequence GTGAGATCCTCACCGGCCCACCGGGCCACGGCACGCCGCGCCACCGCACCCAGGTCCGGGCCCCTGACCGGCACGGCGACGCTGCTGCGGGCCGCTCTCCCCCAGGACGCACGCAACCTCGCCCCGTGGGTGGTGCTGATCTCCCTGCTGTCCGCCTCCTCGATCCTGGCCTATGCCTGGGTCTTCCCCGACCAGTCCGACCGTGAGCAGCTCGCGACGGCGCTGGGCAGCAACCCGGCCCTGTCGCTGATCTTCGGCCCGGCCCGGGACCTGATGACCGGCGACGGGTTCAACGCCTGGCGGGCCGGGCAGCTGGGCGCCTTCTTCGCCGGGCTGATGGCGATCCTGGCCGTCGTGCGCAGCAGCCGCGCCGATGAGGACTCCGGGCAGGCCGAGCTGCTCGCCTCGGGCGTGATGGCGCGGCAGAGCCGTCTGGCGGTCGCCGTCGCGATCGCGGCCATCGCCTCGGTGGCCCTGGGCGTCGTGTGCTTCGTGCTCACCGTCATCAGCGGTGGCGGGGTGGGCCCCACCCTCATCCTGTCCGCGACCTTCACCGCCTCCGGGCTGATGTATGCCGGGGTCGCGGCCGTCGCCGCCCAGCTGGGATCGGACGCCCGCACCGCCAGCACCCTCGCGGTCGCCACCCTCGGCATCTCCTTCCTGCTGCGCGGCTATCTCGACTCCTCTGGAGCACCGGAGTGGACCACCTGGCTGACCCCACTGGGCTGGCTCGAGCGGACCCGACCGGCCACCGACAACAACCCGTGGCCACTCCTGGCGGCCCTGGCCCTCGCCGTGGTGCTCATCGTGGTGGCCTTCCTGCTCCAGGGCCGCCGCGACTTCGGTCAGGGTCTGATCGCCACCCGTCCCGGACCCGCCGAGGCGGGTCTGGCCGGCAACGTCTGGGGGCTGGCGCTCGCGCTGCACCGCTCGGCGCTGACCGGGTGGCTGGTGGCCTTCGCGGCGCTCGGCGCGATCTTCGGGACGCTGGCGACCACGATGGGTGGGGTCGTGGCCGGCAACCCCGCGCTGGCCGCGATCGTCGCCGCCGGGGTGACCAGCCTGTCCGACCTGACCTTCGCCTTCCTGGCGACCCTGCTGCAACTCATCGCGATCATCGCCGCGGTCATGGGGGTCCAGTTGATCCTGCGCGTCTATGACGAGGAGTCGAACGTCCGGGTCGAGCCCCTGCTGGCCGGATCGTTGCGCCGGACCACCTATCTGGCCAGCAATGTGGTCCTCGCGCTGGTCGCCACCGCGGTCGCACTCCTGGTGGCCGGCACGACCCTCGGACTGGTGGCCTCCGCCCGGGACGACTCGATCGCTCGTGGTGACGTGATCTGGCAGGCACTGGTGACCATCCCTGCGGTCTGGGTGCTGGTCGCGCTGGCCACGGCCGCGGTGGGCGCGGCCCCCAGCAAGCGACTCGTCGGCTGGCTCGGCGTGGTCGCCACCTTCGGGCTCACTCTGCTCGGCCCGACCTTCAACCTGCCCGGCTGGGCACTGGACATCAGCCCCCTGCGCCAGGTGCCGATCGTCACCCAGGCCTCCCCCGACTGGACCGGACTGCTCTGGCTCGCAGGGGCCTTCGTCCTGCTGATGGGCGTCGGCTTCGCCGGGTTCCGACGCCGCGACGTGCTCTGA
- a CDS encoding ABC transporter ATP-binding protein, which produces MTSAIRTTGLVKRFGSFTALDGADLKVAHGEVHGFLGPNGAGKSTTIRVLLGLLRADAGTVELLGGDPWRDVVDLHRRLAYVPGDVVLWPGLTGGEAIDLLGNLRGGLDRTRRTDLIERFELDPTKRGRQYSKGNRQKVAIVAALAADVELLILDEPTSGLDPLMEAVFQDEVATVKEQGRTILLSSHIMSEVEALADRVSIIRLGTIVQTGTLTELRGQTRVTLSTTLARPPADLRELPVLLDAHLDDHQRLTATVEPDQVNAAMAALVPHEMSALTVSPASLEDLFLRHYSSADEQQP; this is translated from the coding sequence ATGACATCCGCGATCCGCACCACCGGCCTGGTGAAGAGGTTTGGCTCCTTCACGGCCCTGGACGGCGCTGACCTCAAGGTCGCTCACGGCGAGGTCCACGGTTTCCTCGGCCCCAACGGGGCCGGCAAGTCCACCACCATCCGGGTGCTCCTGGGGCTGCTGCGGGCCGACGCCGGCACCGTGGAGCTGCTCGGCGGTGACCCGTGGCGCGATGTGGTGGACCTGCACCGCCGCCTGGCCTATGTGCCCGGTGACGTCGTCCTGTGGCCGGGCCTGACCGGCGGCGAGGCGATCGACCTGCTGGGCAACCTGCGCGGCGGTCTCGACCGGACCCGCCGCACGGACCTCATCGAGCGCTTCGAGCTGGACCCGACCAAGCGCGGCCGGCAGTACTCCAAGGGCAACCGCCAGAAGGTCGCGATCGTCGCTGCGCTGGCGGCGGACGTCGAGCTGCTGATCCTCGACGAGCCCACCTCCGGCCTGGACCCGCTGATGGAGGCCGTCTTCCAGGACGAGGTGGCCACGGTGAAGGAGCAGGGCCGCACGATCCTGCTCTCCAGCCACATCATGAGTGAGGTCGAGGCGCTGGCCGACCGGGTCAGCATCATCCGCCTGGGCACGATCGTGCAGACCGGCACCCTCACCGAGCTGCGCGGTCAGACCCGGGTCACCCTCAGCACGACCCTCGCCCGGCCCCCGGCTGACCTGCGGGAGCTGCCCGTCCTGCTCGACGCCCACCTGGATGACCACCAGCGACTCACGGCCACCGTCGAGCCAGATCAGGTCAACGCCGCGATGGCCGCCCTGGTGCCGCACGAGATGTCCGCCCTCACGGTCTCCCCCGCTTCCCTGGAGGACCTTTTCCTGCGGCACTACAGCAGCGCGGACGAGCAGCAGCCGTGA
- a CDS encoding NAD(P)-dependent alcohol dehydrogenase: MRAAVNTNYGPPEVVSVTEVPVPHPGAGELLIRVDATTVNRTDCAYRAARPFFMRALTGLRRPKRTILGTEFAGEVVATGADVDRFAVGERVFGYCEGRFGAHAEYAVVQQTSSLAAVPAGVSQQEAAASTEGFHYARSAIRRAGIRAGDDVLVNGATGGIGSAAVQQLAALGCSVTAVCAGEHAETVRSLGVVHIVDYTREDFTALPHQFDAVIDAVGKSTFGRCRRILRPDGVYVSSELGPGWQNLPLSLLGTVRRGRQRVVFPFPEHNQSVVEEIRDHLAARTYRPLIDRAYPLEDIVAAHRYVESGQKIGNVVITVRD, from the coding sequence GTGCGCGCAGCCGTGAACACCAACTACGGGCCGCCCGAGGTCGTCTCGGTCACCGAGGTGCCGGTCCCCCACCCCGGCGCCGGCGAGCTGCTGATCCGGGTGGACGCCACCACCGTCAACCGCACCGACTGTGCCTACCGCGCCGCCCGCCCGTTCTTCATGCGCGCCCTGACCGGCCTGCGACGGCCCAAGCGCACCATCCTGGGGACCGAGTTCGCCGGCGAGGTGGTTGCCACCGGAGCAGACGTGGACCGGTTCGCGGTCGGAGAGCGGGTCTTCGGCTACTGCGAGGGCCGCTTCGGGGCACATGCGGAGTATGCCGTGGTGCAGCAGACCTCCTCCCTCGCCGCTGTCCCCGCCGGGGTGAGCCAGCAGGAGGCCGCCGCGTCGACGGAAGGCTTTCACTACGCCCGCTCCGCGATCCGCCGGGCGGGGATCCGCGCCGGGGACGATGTCCTGGTCAACGGCGCCACCGGCGGCATCGGCTCGGCCGCGGTGCAGCAGCTCGCCGCCCTCGGGTGCAGCGTGACCGCCGTCTGTGCCGGCGAGCATGCGGAGACGGTGCGCTCCCTGGGTGTTGTTCACATCGTGGACTACACCCGTGAGGACTTCACCGCCCTGCCGCACCAGTTCGACGCGGTCATCGACGCCGTCGGCAAGAGCACCTTCGGTCGGTGCCGGCGGATCCTGCGTCCGGACGGCGTCTATGTCTCCTCCGAGCTGGGCCCCGGTTGGCAGAACCTGCCGCTCTCGCTCCTGGGGACGGTGCGCCGCGGGCGCCAGCGCGTGGTCTTCCCCTTCCCTGAGCACAACCAGTCGGTCGTGGAGGAGATCCGCGACCACCTGGCGGCGCGGACCTACCGCCCGCTCATCGACCGCGCCTATCCGCTGGAGGACATCGTCGCGGCCCACCGCTACGTCGAGTCCGGGCAGAAGATCGGCAACGTGGTGATCACCGTGCGGGACTGA
- a CDS encoding PadR family transcriptional regulator, with product MDTEEMLATHSQELRRGTVVLAALACLGEPRYGYALLEHLADAGIEVEGNTLYPLLRRLEKQGLLTSEWNTDESRPRKFYVLTQDGRTVLTALSAEWRDLNLALQTLTTRG from the coding sequence ATGGACACAGAGGAGATGCTGGCGACGCACAGCCAGGAGCTGCGCCGGGGCACCGTCGTGCTTGCGGCGCTCGCCTGCCTGGGGGAGCCCCGCTACGGCTACGCCCTGCTGGAGCACCTCGCGGACGCGGGCATCGAGGTGGAGGGCAACACCCTCTATCCGCTGCTGCGCCGACTGGAGAAGCAGGGGCTGCTCACCAGCGAGTGGAACACCGATGAGAGTCGGCCCCGCAAGTTCTATGTCCTCACCCAGGACGGCCGCACCGTCCTCACCGCGCTCTCTGCCGAGTGGCGCGACCTCAACCTCGCGCTGCAGACGCTGACCACCAGGGGATGA
- a CDS encoding HAAS signaling domain-containing protein: MSSLTDRYVHAVTAELPEPQRVDIAAELRGTIEDTVAAAPAGTDPAVAEREALLALGHPTALADNYRGEGRSLIGQRLYPAWVRTLKALLLWVPAMVGGITLVIGLLDGDPPGDVVGSMVSGVLWSAVMVTFWVTVGFAIAERTGAENQTLEILGTHGQWDPAELPEPQKRQVSWGDGILSVVLNAFILTLLLLPGRLGGSVDDVAWGQIFTDTAYGLRWVLAAGMVASLLASVFVLARGRWTWPTAITNLIGTVLFVGPLVWLAARNTLYAWDTLPLEWVGDGDLQVNEGATLTVTIVGLLAIALWETVDSFRKAARP, encoded by the coding sequence ATGAGTTCACTGACCGACCGTTATGTCCACGCCGTGACCGCAGAGCTGCCCGAGCCGCAGCGGGTCGACATCGCCGCCGAGCTGCGGGGCACCATCGAGGACACCGTCGCGGCTGCCCCCGCGGGCACCGACCCCGCCGTGGCTGAGCGGGAGGCCCTGCTGGCACTGGGACATCCGACCGCGCTCGCGGACAACTACCGCGGAGAGGGGCGCTCGCTGATCGGGCAGCGGCTCTATCCCGCGTGGGTGCGCACCCTGAAGGCACTGTTGCTGTGGGTGCCGGCCATGGTCGGCGGGATCACCCTCGTCATCGGGCTCCTGGATGGCGACCCGCCCGGCGATGTCGTCGGCAGCATGGTTAGCGGCGTGCTGTGGTCCGCGGTCATGGTGACCTTCTGGGTCACCGTCGGCTTCGCGATCGCCGAGCGCACCGGCGCCGAGAACCAGACCCTCGAGATCCTCGGCACGCACGGCCAGTGGGACCCGGCTGAGCTGCCCGAGCCGCAGAAGCGTCAGGTGTCCTGGGGCGACGGCATCCTGTCGGTCGTCCTCAACGCCTTCATCCTCACCCTCCTGCTGCTGCCCGGACGTCTCGGTGGATCGGTGGACGACGTCGCGTGGGGGCAGATCTTCACCGACACGGCATACGGCCTGCGCTGGGTGCTCGCCGCCGGCATGGTCGCCAGCCTGCTGGCCTCCGTCTTCGTCCTGGCCCGCGGCCGCTGGACCTGGCCCACCGCGATCACCAACCTCATCGGCACGGTGCTCTTTGTGGGTCCACTGGTGTGGCTCGCCGCCCGCAACACCCTCTATGCCTGGGACACCCTGCCGCTGGAGTGGGTCGGCGACGGCGACCTGCAGGTCAACGAGGGGGCGACCCTGACGGTCACCATCGTCGGGCTCCTGGCGATCGCCCTCTGGGAGACGGTCGACTCCTTCCGCAAGGCCGCCCGGCCCTGA
- a CDS encoding DMT family transporter: MTAPAAPEPVALTGRDWGMLVAVALMWASSYLFIKIGLEDFPPATIAWLRIALGALALTLVPAARAPLRHREDWRLTAILGVVWMAVPFVLFTLAQQHIASALAGMINGAAPLFTAAVAAVWWRRSPDRRLLIGLAVGFVGVVALGVPNVDGSASLTGILMVLAATLLYAIAFNISGHLQARNGALAVIWRAQLVALVVVAPFGVPGLLDSTPTVGGWAAMIALGALGTGLAFVMFVTLVGRIGASRASITNYLIPVVALALGAGLVGERVAPLSMLGIVLALAGAYVANSRRRT; the protein is encoded by the coding sequence ATGACCGCTCCTGCTGCGCCCGAACCGGTCGCACTCACCGGGCGCGACTGGGGCATGTTGGTGGCGGTCGCCCTGATGTGGGCCTCGTCCTATCTGTTCATCAAGATCGGGCTGGAGGACTTCCCGCCCGCGACGATCGCCTGGCTGCGGATCGCTCTGGGTGCGCTGGCGCTGACCCTGGTCCCTGCCGCCCGGGCGCCGCTGCGACACCGCGAGGACTGGAGGCTGACCGCGATCCTCGGGGTCGTCTGGATGGCGGTGCCGTTCGTGCTCTTCACGCTGGCTCAGCAACACATTGCCTCGGCACTGGCCGGCATGATCAACGGCGCCGCGCCACTGTTCACGGCTGCCGTCGCGGCGGTGTGGTGGCGCCGCTCGCCCGACCGGCGGCTGCTGATCGGCCTGGCCGTCGGGTTCGTGGGGGTGGTGGCCCTCGGGGTGCCCAACGTGGACGGGTCGGCGAGCCTGACCGGGATCCTGATGGTCCTTGCGGCGACCCTGCTGTACGCCATTGCGTTCAACATCTCCGGGCACCTGCAGGCGCGCAATGGGGCACTCGCGGTGATCTGGCGGGCGCAGCTCGTCGCCCTCGTCGTCGTCGCGCCGTTCGGTGTGCCCGGCCTGCTCGACTCCACTCCGACGGTGGGCGGCTGGGCGGCGATGATCGCCCTGGGCGCGCTCGGCACCGGCCTGGCGTTCGTCATGTTCGTGACGCTGGTCGGACGGATCGGTGCCTCCCGCGCCTCGATCACCAACTATCTGATCCCCGTGGTCGCCCTGGCACTCGGAGCCGGCCTCGTCGGTGAGCGGGTCGCCCCGCTGTCGATGCTCGGGATCGTGCTGGCGCTGGCCGGTGCGTATGTCGCGAACTCGCGCAGGCGGACCTGA
- a CDS encoding LVIVD repeat-containing protein, whose translation MGDTDPRIGLAPGWDDPGQAASSIELLEHVQKAGAFQGAPNSSAPYNSDMAFIDDHVIVGSYNGFQVYDVSDASSPQLTGSFICPGGQGDLSVHGDLLFMSVEESRGRIDCGTSNPTPAERFRGIRMFDISDLSNPVHLGGVQTCRGSHTHTLVTDPSDASHVYLYNNGTAGVRSATELAGCTNTPSNNNPDSFMDADGNPILTSRFMVEVIKVPVAHPTDAEVVREARLMKNHETGNQHGLWAGGNHGDGTQSTSATDACHDITAYPEIGLAAGACEGNGLLIDISDPSDPQRIDEVMDANFAYWHSATFNNDGTKVIFTDEWGGGSGARCRDTDRETWGANAIFDIVDGKMQLASYYKLPAPQTAQENCVAHNGSLIPVPGRDIMVQAWYQGGVTVFDFTDSANPQELAFFDRGPLSATNLVLGGFWSAYWYNGNIFGSEIARGFDSMALTPGAVLSDNEIEAASEVSWGAMNPQGQVSYVHAPSYAVANSYVDQAERSGSLSAAAIAQVRGHLDTAQKLQDKGKANPQAIKSQLNNAIRKAGTADAAVTQALKDLLGTIG comes from the coding sequence ATGGGTGACACTGACCCACGCATCGGACTGGCCCCAGGCTGGGACGACCCGGGCCAGGCAGCGTCCAGCATCGAGCTCCTGGAGCACGTCCAGAAGGCAGGAGCCTTCCAGGGTGCACCCAACAGCTCAGCCCCCTACAACTCCGACATGGCCTTCATTGACGACCACGTCATCGTCGGCAGCTACAACGGCTTCCAGGTCTACGACGTGTCTGACGCCTCCTCCCCGCAGCTCACCGGGTCCTTCATCTGCCCCGGTGGCCAGGGTGACCTCTCAGTCCACGGCGACCTTCTCTTCATGTCGGTCGAGGAGAGCCGGGGCCGCATCGACTGCGGGACCTCCAACCCGACACCTGCGGAGCGCTTCCGCGGCATCCGGATGTTTGACATCAGCGATCTCAGCAATCCGGTGCACCTCGGTGGGGTCCAGACCTGCCGTGGGTCGCACACCCACACGCTCGTCACCGACCCCAGCGACGCGTCGCACGTCTACCTCTACAACAACGGCACGGCGGGCGTCCGCTCGGCGACGGAGCTCGCCGGGTGCACGAACACCCCCTCCAACAACAACCCCGACTCCTTCATGGACGCCGACGGCAACCCGATCCTGACCTCGCGCTTCATGGTCGAGGTCATCAAGGTCCCGGTCGCTCACCCGACCGATGCGGAGGTCGTGCGTGAGGCGCGCCTCATGAAGAATCACGAGACGGGCAACCAGCACGGCCTGTGGGCCGGCGGCAACCACGGCGACGGCACGCAGAGCACCTCGGCCACCGACGCCTGCCACGACATCACGGCCTACCCGGAGATCGGTCTTGCGGCTGGCGCCTGTGAGGGCAACGGTCTCCTGATCGACATCAGCGACCCGTCGGACCCGCAGCGCATCGATGAGGTCATGGACGCCAACTTCGCCTACTGGCACTCGGCCACGTTCAACAACGACGGCACCAAGGTCATCTTCACGGACGAGTGGGGTGGCGGCTCCGGTGCGCGCTGCCGCGACACCGACCGTGAGACGTGGGGCGCCAACGCCATCTTCGACATCGTCGACGGCAAGATGCAGCTGGCCAGTTACTACAAGCTCCCGGCACCGCAGACCGCGCAGGAGAACTGTGTCGCCCACAACGGCTCGCTCATTCCCGTTCCGGGTCGCGACATCATGGTCCAGGCCTGGTACCAGGGCGGCGTAACAGTCTTCGACTTCACGGACAGCGCGAACCCGCAGGAGCTCGCGTTCTTCGACCGTGGCCCGCTCAGCGCCACCAACCTCGTCCTCGGTGGCTTCTGGTCCGCTTACTGGTACAACGGCAACATCTTCGGCAGCGAGATCGCTCGCGGGTTCGACAGCATGGCGCTGACTCCTGGTGCCGTGTTGTCGGACAACGAGATCGAAGCAGCCAGTGAGGTGTCCTGGGGGGCGATGAACCCCCAGGGCCAGGTCAGCTACGTCCACGCGCCGAGCTATGCCGTCGCGAACTCGTATGTCGACCAGGCCGAGCGTTCGGGCAGCCTGAGCGCTGCCGCGATCGCGCAGGTCCGCGGTCACCTCGACACTGCCCAGAAGCTCCAGGACAAGGGCAAGGCCAACCCGCAGGCCATCAAGTCGCAGCTGAACAACGCCATCCGCAAGGCCGGAACAGCAGACGCCGCCGTGACGCAGGCCCTGAAGGACCTGCTCGGCACGATCGGCTGA